A single region of the Canis lupus dingo isolate Sandy chromosome 38, ASM325472v2, whole genome shotgun sequence genome encodes:
- the IGSF8 gene encoding immunoglobulin superfamily member 8 isoform X2 has translation MGALGPLPPPLLLLLLGVQGSAREVLVPEGPLYRVAGTAISISCNVSGYEGPSQQDFEWFLYRPEAPEAALGIVSTRDTHFSYAVFGPRVAAGEVQVQRLQGDAVLLKIARLQAQDAGIYECYTPSTDARYLGSYSGKVELRVLPDALQVSAASPPGPRGRQAPASPPRLTVHEGQELALGCLARTSTQQHTHLAVSFGRAVPEAPVGRATLQEVVGLRPDLAVEAGAPYAERLAAGELRLAKEGAERYRMVVGGAQAEDAGTYHCTAAEWIQDPDGSWAQIAEKRAVLAHVDVQTLSSQLAVAVGPGERRIGPGEPLELLCNVSGALPPAGRHAAYSVGWEMAPAGAPGPGRLVAQLDTEGVGSLGPGYEGRHIAMEKVASRTYRLRLEAARPGDAGTYRCLAKAYVRGSGARLREAASARSRPLPVHVREEGVVLEAVAWLAGGTVYRGETASLLCNISVRGGPPGLRLAASWWVERPGDGELSPGPAQLVGGVAQDGVAELGVRPGGGPVSVELVGPRSHRLRLHGLGPEDGGVYHCAPSAWVQHADRSWYQAGSARSGPVTVYPYTHALDTLFVPLLVGAGVALVTGATVLGTITCCFMKRLRKR, from the exons ATGGGCGCCCTCGGTCCCttgccgccgccgctgctgctgctgctgctgg GAGTCCAGGGCTCTGCCCGGGAGGTGCTGGTCCCCGAGGGGCCCCTGTACCGCGTGGCAGGCACGGCCATCTCCATCTCCTGCAACGTGAGCGGCTACGAGGGCCCGTCCCAACAGGACTTCGAGTGGTTCCTCTACAGGCCGGAGGCCCCCGAGGCTGCTCTGGGCATCGTCAGCACCAGGGATACCCACTTCTCCTACGCCGTTTTCGGGCCCCGCGTGGCCGCTGGTGAGGTGCAGGTACAGCGTCTGCAGGGGGACGCTGTGCTGCTCAAGATTGCCCGCCTCCAGGCACAGGACGCTGGCATTTACGAGTGCTACACGCCCTCCACTGACGCCCGCTACCTGGGCAGCTACAGCGGCAAGGTGGAGCTGAGAG TTCTTCCAGATGCGCTGCAGGTGTCAGCGGccagccccccggggccccgAGGCCGCCAGGCCCCAGCCTCACCCCCCCGCCTGACCGTGCACGAGGGGCAGGAGCTGGCCCTGGGCTGCCTGGCGCGGACGAGCACGCAGCAGCACACGCACCTGGCGGTGTCCTTTGGGAGGGCCGTGCCCGAGGCGCCAGTGGGACGTGCAACTCTGCAGGAGGTGGTGGGGCTCCGGCCGGACTTGGCCGTGGAGGCTGGGGCTCCCTATGCCGAGCGGCTGGCTGCGGGGGAGCTGCGGCTGGCCAAGGAGGGGGCCGAGCGGTACCGCATGGTGGTGGGGGGCGCCCAGGCGGAGGACGCGGGCACCTACCACTGCACGGCTGCCGAGTGGATTCAGGATCCGGACGGCAGCTGGGCCCAGATCGCGGAGAAGAGAGCAGTGCTGGCGCACGTGGACGTGCAGACTCTGT CCAGCCAGCTGGCGGTGGCCGTGGGGCCGGGGGAACGACGGATCGGCCCAGGGGAACCCTTGGAACTGCTGTGCAACGTGTCGGGGGCCCTGCCGCCCGCCGGCCGTCACGCGGCGTACTCCGTGGGCTGGGAGATGGCccccgcgggggccccggggcccggccgCCTGGTCGCCCAGCTGGACACGGAGGGCGTGGGCAGCCTGGGCCCCGGCTACGAGGGCCGGCACATCGCCATGGAGAAGGTGGCGTCCAGAACCTACCGCCTCCGGCTGGAGGCCGCCAGGCCAGGTGACGCGGGGACCTACCGCTGCCTCGCCAAGGCCTACgtccggggctccggggctcggCTTCGAGAAGCTGCCAGCGCCCGCTCCCGGCCGCTGCCTGTGCACGTGCGGGAGGAAG GGGTGGTGCTGGAGGCCGTGGCGTGGCTGGCGGGAGGCACCGTGTACCGCGGGGAGACGGCCTCTCTGCTCTGCAACATCTCGGTGCGCGGCGGCCCCCCGGGGCTGCGGCTGGCGGCCAGCTGGTGGGTGGAGCGGCCGGGGGACGGCGAGCTGAGCCCCGGGCCCGCGCAGCTGGTGGGCGGCGTGGCCCAGGACGGGGTGGCGGAGCTGGGGGTCCGGCCCGGAGGAGGCCCCGTGAGCGTGGAGCTGGTGGGGCCCCGAAGCCATCGGCTGCGGCTGCACGGCCTGGGGCCCGAAGACGGAGGCGTGTATCACTGTGCCCCCAGCGCCTGGGTGCAGCACGCCGACCGCAGCTGGTACCAGGCGGGCAGTGCCCGCTCGGGGCCCGTCACGGTGTACCCCTACACTCACG ccctggACACCCTGTTCGTGCCCCTGCTGGTGGGCGCGGGGGTCGCCCTAGTCACCGGCGCCACTGTCCTCGGCACCATCACCTGCTGCTTCATGAAGAGGCTGAGAAAACGGTGA
- the IGSF8 gene encoding immunoglobulin superfamily member 8 isoform X1, whose amino-acid sequence MEVQLKPRRESSWTSLCPRAAHLWPARNGMFLGSEAKPGVQGSAREVLVPEGPLYRVAGTAISISCNVSGYEGPSQQDFEWFLYRPEAPEAALGIVSTRDTHFSYAVFGPRVAAGEVQVQRLQGDAVLLKIARLQAQDAGIYECYTPSTDARYLGSYSGKVELRVLPDALQVSAASPPGPRGRQAPASPPRLTVHEGQELALGCLARTSTQQHTHLAVSFGRAVPEAPVGRATLQEVVGLRPDLAVEAGAPYAERLAAGELRLAKEGAERYRMVVGGAQAEDAGTYHCTAAEWIQDPDGSWAQIAEKRAVLAHVDVQTLSSQLAVAVGPGERRIGPGEPLELLCNVSGALPPAGRHAAYSVGWEMAPAGAPGPGRLVAQLDTEGVGSLGPGYEGRHIAMEKVASRTYRLRLEAARPGDAGTYRCLAKAYVRGSGARLREAASARSRPLPVHVREEGVVLEAVAWLAGGTVYRGETASLLCNISVRGGPPGLRLAASWWVERPGDGELSPGPAQLVGGVAQDGVAELGVRPGGGPVSVELVGPRSHRLRLHGLGPEDGGVYHCAPSAWVQHADRSWYQAGSARSGPVTVYPYTHALDTLFVPLLVGAGVALVTGATVLGTITCCFMKRLRKR is encoded by the exons ATGGAGGTGCAGCTGAAGCCAAGGAGAGAAAGCAGCTGGACCTCGCTCTGCCCGCGGGCGGCTCACCTCTGGCCTGCCAGAAATGGGATGTTTCTGGGTTCTGAGGCAAAGCCAG GAGTCCAGGGCTCTGCCCGGGAGGTGCTGGTCCCCGAGGGGCCCCTGTACCGCGTGGCAGGCACGGCCATCTCCATCTCCTGCAACGTGAGCGGCTACGAGGGCCCGTCCCAACAGGACTTCGAGTGGTTCCTCTACAGGCCGGAGGCCCCCGAGGCTGCTCTGGGCATCGTCAGCACCAGGGATACCCACTTCTCCTACGCCGTTTTCGGGCCCCGCGTGGCCGCTGGTGAGGTGCAGGTACAGCGTCTGCAGGGGGACGCTGTGCTGCTCAAGATTGCCCGCCTCCAGGCACAGGACGCTGGCATTTACGAGTGCTACACGCCCTCCACTGACGCCCGCTACCTGGGCAGCTACAGCGGCAAGGTGGAGCTGAGAG TTCTTCCAGATGCGCTGCAGGTGTCAGCGGccagccccccggggccccgAGGCCGCCAGGCCCCAGCCTCACCCCCCCGCCTGACCGTGCACGAGGGGCAGGAGCTGGCCCTGGGCTGCCTGGCGCGGACGAGCACGCAGCAGCACACGCACCTGGCGGTGTCCTTTGGGAGGGCCGTGCCCGAGGCGCCAGTGGGACGTGCAACTCTGCAGGAGGTGGTGGGGCTCCGGCCGGACTTGGCCGTGGAGGCTGGGGCTCCCTATGCCGAGCGGCTGGCTGCGGGGGAGCTGCGGCTGGCCAAGGAGGGGGCCGAGCGGTACCGCATGGTGGTGGGGGGCGCCCAGGCGGAGGACGCGGGCACCTACCACTGCACGGCTGCCGAGTGGATTCAGGATCCGGACGGCAGCTGGGCCCAGATCGCGGAGAAGAGAGCAGTGCTGGCGCACGTGGACGTGCAGACTCTGT CCAGCCAGCTGGCGGTGGCCGTGGGGCCGGGGGAACGACGGATCGGCCCAGGGGAACCCTTGGAACTGCTGTGCAACGTGTCGGGGGCCCTGCCGCCCGCCGGCCGTCACGCGGCGTACTCCGTGGGCTGGGAGATGGCccccgcgggggccccggggcccggccgCCTGGTCGCCCAGCTGGACACGGAGGGCGTGGGCAGCCTGGGCCCCGGCTACGAGGGCCGGCACATCGCCATGGAGAAGGTGGCGTCCAGAACCTACCGCCTCCGGCTGGAGGCCGCCAGGCCAGGTGACGCGGGGACCTACCGCTGCCTCGCCAAGGCCTACgtccggggctccggggctcggCTTCGAGAAGCTGCCAGCGCCCGCTCCCGGCCGCTGCCTGTGCACGTGCGGGAGGAAG GGGTGGTGCTGGAGGCCGTGGCGTGGCTGGCGGGAGGCACCGTGTACCGCGGGGAGACGGCCTCTCTGCTCTGCAACATCTCGGTGCGCGGCGGCCCCCCGGGGCTGCGGCTGGCGGCCAGCTGGTGGGTGGAGCGGCCGGGGGACGGCGAGCTGAGCCCCGGGCCCGCGCAGCTGGTGGGCGGCGTGGCCCAGGACGGGGTGGCGGAGCTGGGGGTCCGGCCCGGAGGAGGCCCCGTGAGCGTGGAGCTGGTGGGGCCCCGAAGCCATCGGCTGCGGCTGCACGGCCTGGGGCCCGAAGACGGAGGCGTGTATCACTGTGCCCCCAGCGCCTGGGTGCAGCACGCCGACCGCAGCTGGTACCAGGCGGGCAGTGCCCGCTCGGGGCCCGTCACGGTGTACCCCTACACTCACG ccctggACACCCTGTTCGTGCCCCTGCTGGTGGGCGCGGGGGTCGCCCTAGTCACCGGCGCCACTGTCCTCGGCACCATCACCTGCTGCTTCATGAAGAGGCTGAGAAAACGGTGA
- the KCNJ9 gene encoding G protein-activated inward rectifier potassium channel 3: MARAGAPRSPGREPPRRRGRQRYVEKDGRCNVQQGNVREPGRYLTDLFTTLADLQWRLSLLFFVLAYALTWLFFGAIWWLVAYGRGDLEHLGDAAWTPCVNNLNGFVAAFLFSIETETTIGYGHRVITDQCPEGIALLLLQAILGSMVNAFMVGCMFVKISQPNKRAATLVFSSHAVVSLRDGRLCLMFRVGDLRSSHIVEASIRAKLIRSRQTLEGEFIPLHQTDLSVGFETGDDRLFLVSPLVISHEIDAASPFWEASRRALERDDFEIVVILEGMVEATGMTCQARSSYLVDEVLWGHRFTSVLTLEDGFYEVDYASFHQTFEVPTPSCSARELAEAAARLDAHLYWSIPSRLDERAEEEGPGEGADAGPGGDTERNGRLPPPESESKV; the protein is encoded by the exons ATGGCCCGCGCCGGCGCCCCGCGCTCCCCGGGCCGCGAGCCCccgcgccgccgcggccgccaGCGCTACGTGGAGAAGGACGGCCGGTGCAACGTGCAGCAGGGCAACGTGCGCGAGCCGGGCCGCTACCTGACCGACCTGTTCACCACGCTGGCCGACCTGCAGTGGCGCCTCAGCCTGCTCTTCTTCGTGCTGGCCTACGCGCTCACCTGGCTCTTCTTCGGCGCCATCTGGTGGCTGGTGGCCTACGGCCGCGGCGACCTGGAGCACCTGGGCGACGCGGCCTGGACGCCCTGCGTCAACAACCTCAACGGCTTCGTGGCCGCCTTCCTGTTCTCCATCGAGACGGAGACCACCATCGGCTACGGGCACCGCGTCATCACCGACCAGTGCCCCGAGGGCAtcgcgctgctgctgctgcaggccATCCTGGGCTCCATGGTGAACGCCTTCATGGTGGGCTGCATGTTCGTCAAGATCTCGCAGCCCAACAAGCGCGCCGCCACGCTCGTCTTCTCGTCGCACGCCGTGGTGTCCCTGCGCGACGGCCGCCTGTGCCTCATGTTCCGCGTGGGCGACCTGCGCTCCTCGCACATCGTCGAGGCCTCCATCCGCGCCAAGCTCATCCGCTCGCGCCAGACGCTCGAGGGCGAGTTCATCCCGCTGCACCAGACCGACCTCAGCGTGGGCTTCGAGACGGGCGACGACCGCCTCTTCCTCGTGTCCCCGCTCGTCATCAGCCACGAGATCGACGCCGCCAGCCCCTTCTGGGAGGCGTCGCGCCGCGCCCTGGAGAGGGACGACTTCGAGATCGTGGTCATCCTGGAGGGCATGGTGGAAGCCACGG GGATGACCTGCCAGGCCCGGAGCTCCTACCTGGTGGATGAGGTGCTGTGGGGCCACCGCTTCACGTCGGTGCTCACGCTGGAGGACGGCTTCTACGAGGTGGACTACGCCAGCTTCCACCAGACCTTCGAGGTGCCCACGCCGTCGTGCAGCGCCCGGGAGCTGGCCGAAGCGGCCGCCCGCCTCGACGCCCATCTCTACTGGTCCATCCCCAGCCGCCTGGACGAGAGGGCGGAGGAGGAGGGGCCCGGCGAGGGCGCGGACGCGGGGCCCGGCGGCGACACGGAGCGGAACGGCCGCCTGCCCCCGCCGGAGTCGGAGTCCAAGGTGTGA